A single window of Phoenix dactylifera cultivar Barhee BC4 unplaced genomic scaffold, palm_55x_up_171113_PBpolish2nd_filt_p 000315F, whole genome shotgun sequence DNA harbors:
- the LOC120105583 gene encoding uncharacterized protein LOC120105583, translating to MEKAFAVLRCQDDEKILFASYMMQGEAFNWWRMLEHKYEQDREPLTWEKFRGAFYDKYFPRSVRTQKEQEFIHLKQRNMTVAEYEAKFTELAKFVPKLVEDELDRAHKFEMGLKTDIRKQVVPYELTTYAAVVNKALIIEREVNDERLEKERNQKKRNRSNDFQGQSNENAESSNKKSTSDNPKQMNINKCSRCGKAHADKNCHWKTGACFRCGKIGHKIADCPQRNENRSTQALEGSQGPKTQGRVFALTQQDAQASDVLTTEYPRKIASSDN from the coding sequence ATGGAAAAAGCATTTGCTGTCTTGAGATGCCAGGATGATGAAAAGattttgtttgcatcatacATGATGCAAGGTGAGGCATTCAACTGGTGGCGGATGTTGGAACATAAATATGAGCAGGATAGGGAGCCACTCACTTGGGAAAAATTTCGAGGAGCATTTTATGATAAGTATTTTCCTCGGAGTGTAAGGACACAGAAAGAGCAGGAGTTTATTCATCTAAAGCAGAGAAATATGActgttgcagaatatgaagctaAATTTACCGAGCTAGCTAAATTTGTTCCAAAGTTAGTCGAGGATGAGCTAGATCGAGCGCATAAATTTGAGATGGGATTAAAGACTGATATTAGAAAACAAGTGGTACCTTATGAATTGACTACCTATGCAGCTGTGGTAAATAAGGCTTTAATAATTGAAAGAGAAGTTAATGATGAACGGttggaaaaggaaagaaatcaaaagaagaggaacagGTCAAATGACTTCCAGGGGCAGAGCAATGAAAACGCTGAAAGTTCAAACAAGAAATCTACGAGTGACAACCCTAAGCAGATGAATATCAATAAATGTTCTAGATGTGGTAAAGCTCATGCTGACAAGAATTGCCATTGGAAAACCGGTGCCTGCTTTAGATGCGGTAAGATAGGtcataaaattgcagactgcCCACAAAGAAACGAGAATAGATCTACTCAAGCATTGGAAGGAAGCCAGGGGCCAAAGACTCAAGGAAGAGTATTTGCACTTACACAACAAGATGCACAGGCTTCTGATGTGTTGACgacag